One Hermetia illucens chromosome 4, iHerIll2.2.curated.20191125, whole genome shotgun sequence DNA segment encodes these proteins:
- the LOC119655193 gene encoding 39S ribosomal protein L43, mitochondrial: protein MSNSHLFLKSGFPKAPLQNGLGRYIGQLKRVTLKFCKESGASRGMRDFIERELVDFAKENPGVVVYVKPRRHRTPVLVGEYLNGTREWINCRNFTKEEVTKWLELMRTQSGPSGALRLRKMWHTDVPSIQGPWTPFTLKSPETNLVVFPSEEHSKPLFVEKSATEKLIELFQKQKLEDGDLDKNRAK, encoded by the exons atgtcGAATAGCCACTTGTTTTTAAAGTCAGGGTTCCCAAAAGCTCCATTACAAAATGGTTTGGGAAGGTATATTGGACAACTGAAACGGGTTACGTTAAAATTCTGTAAGGAAAGCGGAGCTAGTCGTGGAATGAG GGATTTTATTGAAAGAGAATTAGTGGATTTCGCAAAAGAAAATCCTGGTGTGGTAGTGTACGTCAAACCAAGAAGACATCGGACTCCTGTCCTAGTGGGAGAATATC TAAACGGAACACGGGAATGGATTAATTGCCGAAATTTTACAAAAGAAGAAGTAACTAAGTGGCTAGAACTAATGCGAACACAGAGTGGTCCTTCTGGCGCATTGAGATTACGGAAAATGTGGCACACAGATGTCCCTTCAATTCAAGGACCGTGGACCCCTTTCACATTAAAGAGCCCCGAGACAAACTTGGTTGTATTCCCAAGCGAGGAACATTCTAAGCCATTATTCGTAGAAAAATCAGCTACGGAAAAACTCATAGAACTTTTCCAGAAACAAAAACTGGAAGATGGAGATTTGGATAAAAATCGAGCGAAGTGA